One part of the Ochrobactrum quorumnocens genome encodes these proteins:
- the hemP gene encoding hemin uptake protein HemP — MNRRIHIDMQVRLPRERVSSRMPEIQSRLAADGQIKARTSESPLEPQLQTYGSRELFNGSREVAIEHGGSLYRLKITRQGKLILNK, encoded by the coding sequence ATGAACAGGCGTATTCACATCGACATGCAGGTGCGGTTGCCGCGGGAACGCGTCTCCAGCCGCATGCCCGAAATCCAGTCCCGCCTTGCAGCGGACGGACAAATAAAAGCGCGCACTTCTGAATCTCCGCTAGAGCCGCAGCTCCAGACTTATGGCAGCCGTGAACTCTTCAACGGTTCCCGCGAAGTGGCGATAGAGCATGGCGGCTCTCTCTATCGTTTGAAGATCACCCGTCAAGGCAAGCTCATCCTGAACAAATAG
- a CDS encoding hemin-degrading factor, giving the protein MTTQTKPSPEQILKARADNPKMRERDFAQSLGVAEADFIAAYTGAEAESSISARRIRADVETLLKHAPSLGEVMALTRNESAVHEKIGPFEKTIWGPHASLTLGKEIDLRIFPKHWVHGFAVAKLDGEHIRRSLQFFDASGEAVHKIHLRPASNLEAYEQLVSELLLDDQSPAIETKPTAAKPEKADVSAIDADAFRERWGSLTDVHQFVGLLKDFGVDRHQAVHLAGQDFAWRVDLSAVEAMMNHAVQEQIPIMCFVGSRGCIQIHTGKIAEIKMMGPWLNVLDPTFHLHLRADHIADAWVVRKPTKDGHVTSLEAYDANGELIIQFFGERHEGEVELADWRMIAENLPRLPQSTAA; this is encoded by the coding sequence ATGACGACCCAGACCAAGCCCTCCCCAGAGCAGATACTCAAGGCACGGGCAGATAACCCGAAAATGCGCGAGCGTGATTTCGCTCAAAGTCTCGGGGTAGCAGAGGCCGACTTCATTGCGGCTTACACCGGTGCAGAAGCTGAAAGCTCGATCTCAGCGCGCCGCATCCGTGCAGATGTGGAAACCTTGCTCAAACATGCGCCTTCGCTTGGCGAAGTCATGGCGCTGACGCGCAATGAAAGCGCCGTGCATGAAAAGATTGGCCCTTTTGAAAAGACGATATGGGGGCCGCATGCGTCCCTTACGCTTGGTAAGGAAATCGATCTCCGTATTTTCCCAAAACATTGGGTCCATGGTTTTGCTGTAGCAAAGCTTGATGGTGAACATATTCGCCGCAGCTTGCAGTTCTTTGATGCTTCAGGCGAAGCCGTTCACAAAATTCATCTTCGTCCGGCGTCCAATCTGGAAGCCTATGAGCAGCTCGTTTCGGAATTGCTGCTTGACGATCAGAGCCCTGCGATCGAAACGAAGCCTACTGCTGCAAAGCCAGAAAAAGCTGACGTTTCTGCGATCGACGCCGATGCATTCCGTGAACGCTGGGGCTCTCTGACTGATGTTCACCAGTTTGTCGGTCTCTTGAAAGACTTTGGTGTTGATCGTCATCAGGCCGTACATCTTGCCGGACAGGACTTTGCCTGGCGCGTTGATCTCTCTGCAGTTGAAGCCATGATGAACCACGCCGTTCAGGAACAGATTCCAATTATGTGCTTTGTCGGCAGCCGTGGCTGCATTCAGATCCACACTGGCAAAATCGCAGAAATCAAGATGATGGGTCCGTGGCTCAATGTGCTTGATCCAACGTTTCACTTACACCTGCGCGCCGACCACATTGCTGATGCTTGGGTCGTCCGCAAGCCCACGAAAGACGGTCATGTCACTTCGCTCGAAGCTTATGACGCCAATGGTGAACTGATCATTCAGTTCTTCGGTGAGCGTCATGAAGGTGAAGTTGAACTTGCTGACTGGCGCATGATTGCCGAAAATCTCCCGCGTCTGCCGCAGTCGACCGCTGCTTAA
- a CDS encoding heme/hemin ABC transporter substrate-binding protein: MSIISSSIGRCAALAVLAASVAFGGTANADTVEKIADTSRLVSVGGAVTEIVYALGAGDKLVARDQTSTYPEEARKLVDVGYMRRLSPEGVLSVNPTGILLSEGSGPPETLEVLKKATVPIAMIPDDHTAKSVIEKIEMVGKALGLEDKAKALAADVSRDLETAQKISANQNPRKRVLFIMSAQDGRITASGTGTGANGIITLAGGVNAIDSYQGYKQLTDEAVEKAAPDLILTMGIGKDSVQKEDLLKNPVLASSPAGRSGNIVQMDSLYLLGFGPRTGAASRELSEKLYGKQAAN; this comes from the coding sequence ATGTCAATTATTTCATCGAGCATCGGGCGCTGTGCGGCCTTGGCTGTGCTGGCTGCTTCAGTTGCCTTTGGCGGAACTGCAAATGCCGATACGGTTGAGAAAATCGCCGATACATCGCGACTTGTCTCCGTCGGTGGTGCGGTGACCGAAATCGTCTATGCACTTGGTGCAGGCGATAAGCTGGTGGCTCGCGATCAGACCAGCACTTATCCAGAAGAAGCTCGAAAGCTTGTTGACGTGGGTTATATGCGTCGCCTGTCGCCAGAAGGCGTTCTCTCGGTCAACCCTACTGGTATTTTATTATCGGAAGGAAGTGGCCCACCGGAAACACTGGAGGTGCTTAAGAAAGCTACTGTTCCGATCGCTATGATTCCTGACGATCACACTGCGAAGAGTGTGATTGAGAAAATTGAGATGGTCGGTAAAGCGCTTGGACTTGAAGATAAGGCCAAAGCGCTTGCAGCAGACGTGTCGCGTGATCTGGAAACCGCGCAGAAAATCTCTGCTAACCAGAACCCGCGCAAGCGCGTGCTGTTCATCATGTCGGCGCAGGATGGACGCATCACCGCGTCTGGGACTGGCACGGGTGCTAATGGCATTATCACCCTTGCTGGTGGTGTGAATGCAATCGACTCTTATCAGGGTTATAAGCAACTCACTGATGAAGCTGTCGAAAAGGCCGCACCTGATTTGATCCTCACCATGGGTATCGGCAAGGACAGTGTACAGAAAGAAGACCTTCTGAAGAACCCGGTGCTTGCCAGTTCCCCAGCAGGGCGTAGCGGCAATATTGTGCAGATGGATTCACTGTATCTGCTTGGTTTTGGCCCCCGCACGGGGGCAGCCAGCCGTGAGTTGTCAGAAAAGCTCTATGGCAAGCAGGCCGCTAATTAA
- a CDS encoding FecCD family ABC transporter permease — protein MTSQDRAANPEGFAVLDQATSKHVGDRSVRARMAIVILAIALCLTALFSLTAGASDASVLSVMRALVFGTQESVEVFRRDHLIIMEIRLPRIIMGILVGAALAVSGAVMQGLFRNPLADPGLVGVSAGASLGAVSMIVLGGTALAPIYLLLGLYALPLAAFLGGLITTLLLYRVATRRGRTSVATMLLAGIALGALTGAATGALVYISDDRQLRDLTFWGLGSLAGATWGKIGTAGPIIAVVLVATPFLARGLNALALGEAAAGHLGIPVQRIKNVAIVTVAAATGATVAISGGIGFIGIVVPHMLRLSIGPDHRYLLPSAALLGAIMLLLADAVSRTIVAPAELPIGIITAVCGAPFFLWILLRQRGVLDL, from the coding sequence ATGACCAGCCAAGATCGCGCAGCAAATCCGGAAGGCTTTGCCGTGCTTGATCAAGCCACCAGCAAGCATGTCGGAGATCGCTCAGTGCGAGCCCGTATGGCTATTGTAATTCTTGCTATAGCGCTTTGCCTGACGGCACTTTTTAGCCTGACAGCGGGTGCGTCGGACGCTTCTGTTCTAAGCGTCATGCGTGCGCTCGTTTTCGGTACGCAGGAAAGCGTCGAGGTATTCCGGCGCGACCATCTGATCATCATGGAAATACGTTTGCCACGTATCATCATGGGAATATTGGTGGGCGCCGCGCTTGCAGTTTCGGGGGCAGTTATGCAGGGACTGTTCCGCAACCCTCTTGCTGACCCGGGTCTTGTCGGCGTTTCCGCCGGCGCCAGCCTGGGTGCCGTGTCGATGATTGTTCTCGGTGGAACAGCGCTCGCTCCGATTTATCTGCTGCTCGGCCTTTATGCCTTGCCACTCGCGGCATTTTTGGGCGGGCTTATCACCACGCTTCTTCTTTATCGCGTGGCTACCCGACGTGGACGCACATCAGTAGCAACGATGCTTTTGGCCGGTATCGCCCTTGGTGCGCTCACAGGCGCTGCGACAGGCGCGCTTGTCTATATTTCCGACGACCGCCAGCTGCGTGACCTGACGTTCTGGGGACTTGGCTCGTTGGCCGGGGCTACATGGGGCAAAATTGGAACTGCCGGTCCGATCATTGCAGTTGTTCTGGTCGCAACACCGTTTCTGGCGCGCGGTCTTAATGCTTTAGCCTTGGGTGAGGCTGCAGCCGGGCATCTTGGCATTCCTGTGCAGCGCATCAAGAACGTAGCAATTGTAACGGTGGCGGCTGCGACCGGTGCAACGGTGGCCATATCCGGTGGTATCGGCTTTATCGGTATTGTTGTTCCGCATATGCTGCGTTTGAGCATCGGGCCGGATCATCGCTATCTGTTGCCTTCGGCAGCACTTCTCGGCGCCATCATGTTGCTGCTTGCTGATGCTGTGAGCCGAACGATCGTCGCACCTGCGGAATTGCCCATTGGCATCATTACGGCAGTCTGTGGCGCTCCGTTTTTCCTCTGGATATTGCTGCGTCAGCGCGGTGTTCTTGATCTGTGA
- a CDS encoding heme ABC transporter ATP-binding protein produces the protein MIETKKLGVSIGSKQIIENIDFVAHPGEVTAIVGPNGSGKTTLLRALSGDLSYTGSAYLDGEDFAGIKPWRMAARRAVLPQASALSFPFTVREIVHIGLTGGFSGVTGAEQERLPDLALQKVDLAGFSGRLYQELSGGEQQRVQLARVLCQVWKPVVDGKPRYLFLDEPISSLDIKHQITVMEIARDFAAEGGGVIAILHDLNLTAMFADSIAVMHKGRLDTIGTPQHALTDDRLERVYECSLRVGVPPAQGVPFVLPQSAYAASL, from the coding sequence ATGATTGAAACCAAAAAATTAGGCGTTTCCATTGGCAGCAAACAAATCATCGAGAATATCGATTTTGTTGCGCACCCGGGTGAAGTAACTGCAATCGTCGGTCCCAACGGTTCCGGGAAAACCACGTTGTTGCGTGCGCTTTCGGGTGATCTTTCTTACACTGGTTCGGCTTATCTCGACGGTGAGGATTTTGCTGGGATCAAACCATGGCGAATGGCGGCACGGCGCGCAGTATTGCCGCAGGCCAGTGCTTTGTCATTTCCATTCACGGTCCGCGAGATTGTACATATTGGCCTAACGGGTGGCTTTAGCGGCGTAACAGGCGCTGAACAGGAAAGGCTACCTGATCTTGCGTTGCAGAAAGTTGATCTGGCTGGCTTCAGTGGCAGGTTGTATCAGGAGCTTTCCGGCGGCGAACAGCAGCGTGTGCAGCTTGCGCGCGTGTTGTGTCAGGTCTGGAAGCCTGTTGTTGATGGCAAGCCGCGTTATCTGTTTCTGGATGAACCGATTTCCAGTCTCGATATCAAACATCAGATCACAGTGATGGAAATCGCGCGCGACTTTGCGGCAGAAGGCGGCGGCGTGATTGCGATCCTTCATGATCTCAATCTGACTGCCATGTTTGCTGACAGCATTGCAGTCATGCACAAAGGCAGGCTCGATACTATCGGCACACCGCAGCATGCTCTGACGGATGATCGGTTGGAACGGGTCTATGAATGTTCGTTACGGGTGGGTGTACCACCAGCTCAGGGCGTGCCGTTCGTGCTGCCACAGTCGGCTTATGCCGCGTCACTGTAA
- the rirA gene encoding iron-responsive transcriptional regulator RirA, whose translation MRLTRQTNYAIRMLMYCAANDGKLSRVPEIARAYGVSELFLFKILQPLVENKLVETVRGRNGGVRLGREAQNISLFDVVRVTEENFAMAECFENDATECPLVDSCGLNSALREALNAFFGVLMKYSIADLVKARPNVRALLGIDEVEVERVAS comes from the coding sequence ATGCGTCTTACTCGTCAGACGAATTATGCCATTCGCATGCTTATGTATTGTGCCGCCAATGACGGCAAACTGAGCCGCGTTCCAGAAATCGCCCGCGCTTATGGCGTATCAGAGCTATTTCTTTTCAAGATCTTGCAGCCTCTTGTTGAAAACAAACTCGTGGAAACAGTGCGTGGCCGCAATGGCGGCGTACGTTTGGGCCGCGAAGCGCAGAATATTTCTCTGTTCGATGTTGTACGCGTAACCGAAGAAAACTTCGCAATGGCGGAATGCTTTGAGAACGACGCCACTGAATGTCCGCTCGTTGATAGCTGTGGCCTAAATTCAGCGCTACGTGAAGCACTTAACGCCTTCTTCGGCGTTCTGATGAAGTACAGCATTGCAGATTTGGTTAAGGCTCGTCCAAATGTTCGCGCCTTGCTTGGTATCGATGAAGTTGAAGTAGAGCGTGTTGCCAGCTGA
- a CDS encoding YbaK/EbsC family protein, which yields MSLESVKAFFAYKAPEIEVIELPTSTATVALAAEAHGVEPGQIAKTLSFSAKDQTILIVTRGDARIDNRKFKDRFGTKPRMLDAESVLNETSHPVGGVCPFGLPNALPVYCDLSLKSFEVVVPAAGATNSAVRIAPQRIAELVSAEWIDVCQ from the coding sequence ATGAGCCTGGAATCGGTCAAGGCATTTTTCGCGTACAAGGCACCAGAAATCGAAGTGATCGAATTGCCGACCAGCACCGCGACGGTTGCTCTCGCCGCTGAAGCACATGGTGTGGAACCGGGACAGATCGCGAAGACACTTTCCTTCTCAGCGAAAGATCAAACCATTCTGATCGTTACGCGCGGGGACGCGCGAATTGACAATCGTAAATTCAAAGACCGCTTTGGTACCAAGCCGCGTATGCTAGATGCCGAAAGCGTGCTGAACGAAACAAGCCACCCTGTCGGTGGCGTGTGCCCATTCGGGTTGCCGAACGCCCTGCCCGTTTATTGCGACTTATCGCTCAAAAGTTTTGAAGTAGTCGTGCCAGCCGCTGGCGCCACAAATAGTGCGGTGCGGATAGCACCGCAAAGAATCGCTGAACTTGTTTCGGCTGAATGGATTGATGTTTGCCAGTGA
- a CDS encoding relaxase/mobilization nuclease domain-containing protein, which produces MDMIGGIHKHGRTTRDSANLFRHLTKDAKKIEIVNSVATSLDDLMSDLALMRDATKADAAFYHVFLSPSSDMSDEQLRIAAQTIVAHMGAENNPYAIIYHDKDRRPGGGNRHVHIVIGRVDSSLRVLENKFEKIRLETAVRICEYEAGEPPVFGRHYNSSIKWLEQHRPEVADWLYNHYGNDGQKPNSSASPDKRQSLERQGVNLSGVKELLQKAYSEASDGQSFADNVRKYGMQLEVGQKSGVYIVKLADVEVGSVDRLLKLKRADVQKLLSNINFKKEISNERAISSNSETREGNLRQSATSRPEADATIISTVRREDRKQRESASEHTRDFGSTSKLKSHSACVVEQNARPLRRSGIEFAQETIATAALAKIQINVSMRENIDFITSRVESSKKENPEIWKISLLDKIRRRFSKAFIRLKECIEMMKMCAEDNEKRFTEADKRKLKEPVVSIVHKPDRSYTVNKFGYK; this is translated from the coding sequence ATGGACATGATAGGCGGCATTCATAAGCACGGGCGAACGACACGAGACAGCGCAAATCTTTTCCGTCATCTCACGAAAGACGCCAAGAAGATCGAGATCGTGAATTCCGTTGCGACGTCGCTTGATGACTTGATGAGCGATCTTGCGCTCATGCGCGATGCTACGAAAGCAGATGCCGCTTTCTATCATGTGTTTTTGTCACCGTCGTCAGACATGTCAGATGAGCAGTTGCGTATTGCAGCGCAAACAATCGTTGCGCATATGGGCGCTGAAAATAATCCGTATGCAATTATCTATCATGACAAAGATCGTCGCCCAGGCGGCGGAAATCGGCATGTTCATATTGTCATTGGTCGTGTCGATTCATCTTTGCGCGTTCTTGAAAACAAGTTTGAAAAGATACGTCTAGAGACGGCGGTGAGAATTTGTGAGTATGAAGCTGGAGAGCCTCCGGTTTTTGGACGTCATTATAATTCGTCTATTAAATGGCTTGAGCAACACCGCCCTGAAGTCGCAGACTGGCTTTACAATCACTACGGCAATGATGGTCAAAAGCCGAATTCATCAGCTTCACCAGACAAGCGTCAATCATTGGAACGTCAGGGGGTTAACTTAAGTGGCGTCAAAGAACTGCTTCAAAAAGCATATTCTGAAGCTTCAGACGGACAGTCATTCGCTGACAATGTCCGTAAATACGGCATGCAATTGGAAGTTGGACAGAAATCTGGCGTCTACATCGTTAAACTTGCTGACGTCGAGGTCGGTTCTGTTGATCGTTTGCTCAAGCTGAAGCGTGCAGACGTCCAAAAATTATTATCGAACATTAATTTTAAAAAGGAGATTTCTAATGAACGAGCAATCAGTAGCAACAGCGAAACACGCGAAGGCAATCTACGACAAAGTGCAACAAGTCGACCAGAAGCTGACGCCACTATTATCAGCACTGTCAGACGAGAAGACAGAAAACAGCGAGAATCCGCTTCAGAACATACAAGAGATTTTGGAAGCACTTCTAAACTCAAATCGCATTCTGCATGTGTCGTTGAGCAAAATGCACGACCGCTTAGACGATCTGGAATCGAGTTTGCGCAGGAGACGATAGCTACTGCAGCACTAGCAAAAATTCAGATAAATGTGTCAATGCGTGAAAATATCGATTTCATTACTTCAAGGGTTGAAAGCTCTAAGAAAGAAAATCCCGAAATATGGAAAATTTCTTTACTTGATAAAATCCGTCGGCGCTTTTCAAAAGCTTTTATACGTTTAAAAGAATGCATCGAGATGATGAAAATGTGTGCCGAAGATAATGAAAAAAGGTTTACAGAAGCAGATAAACGGAAGCTAAAAGAGCCTGTAGTTTCTATAGTTCATAAACCAGATCGATCTTATACTGTAAACAAATTTGGATATAAATAA
- a CDS encoding plasmid mobilization protein — protein MVSEPRTEKRNTTARVTIRMTPAERQRLSSLCEQSALNASEFIKRATLSSELTIISSNHVDREITAKFLGELGRIGNNINQIARVLNSSKNSACNFEATPFLEELRALRAAIISVNGGH, from the coding sequence ATGGTTAGCGAGCCTCGCACCGAAAAACGGAACACTACAGCACGCGTAACAATCAGGATGACACCCGCTGAGCGCCAGCGGTTGTCATCTCTATGTGAACAGTCAGCGTTGAATGCATCCGAGTTTATAAAAAGAGCTACTCTCTCTTCGGAGTTGACTATTATCTCCAGTAATCATGTTGATCGTGAAATAACGGCAAAATTTCTCGGTGAACTCGGTCGCATCGGAAATAACATCAATCAAATCGCCCGTGTTCTTAATTCCTCTAAAAACTCCGCCTGCAATTTTGAGGCTACTCCGTTTTTAGAGGAATTACGAGCACTACGCGCTGCCATCATCTCTGTTAATGGAGGCCATTAA
- a CDS encoding zonular occludens toxin domain-containing protein — translation MITLITGTPGSGKSYEAVAHHILPALNSGRKVVTNLPLNIHYYMKINPSFDRNLFVLIQPTPDNLVPFSTPADFADEWKDKNGVGPLFVIDEAHMAFPRGDKDKKMLEYFTMHRHTGADILLITQQLNQLRREISGLIELSYVLKKNTVLGSSKSYRKQTRDGTKGAVISTAVHRYDLKIFKFYQSYTLGGQAEAAHKTKSIWFRWPFIAAALAFLYVGYAALSGGLNPFGKAAELQKPKTAKIEALEVPKEAPKPRIVVSAPPDPASDKSLPQLVVATPVLSVSEPEPVVQRVVSEPFNFLDVTDQTSVRSGQLCRIMLHIGQQKLDVFTLQNKGYKVEIKLNEGKDRQRFGGCSMFVKYPKNESEYVFHANKYSF, via the coding sequence ATGATCACTCTTATAACCGGGACACCCGGCAGCGGAAAATCTTACGAAGCCGTAGCTCATCATATTTTGCCAGCGCTCAATTCTGGCAGAAAAGTCGTCACGAATTTGCCACTCAACATCCATTACTACATGAAGATCAATCCGTCATTTGACCGGAACCTTTTTGTTCTAATTCAGCCGACGCCCGATAATCTCGTCCCATTTTCTACTCCTGCTGACTTTGCCGATGAATGGAAAGATAAGAACGGCGTTGGGCCACTTTTTGTAATTGACGAAGCGCACATGGCTTTTCCACGCGGCGATAAAGATAAGAAGATGCTCGAATATTTCACGATGCATCGGCATACAGGGGCAGACATCCTACTTATTACACAGCAGCTTAATCAGCTTCGTCGTGAGATTTCTGGTCTGATTGAACTTAGCTACGTATTGAAGAAAAACACCGTTCTCGGTTCTTCAAAATCGTATCGCAAGCAAACACGGGACGGGACAAAAGGTGCAGTTATTTCGACTGCGGTGCACCGATACGATCTGAAGATTTTTAAGTTTTACCAATCATACACATTAGGCGGACAAGCCGAGGCGGCTCATAAAACAAAGAGCATTTGGTTTCGCTGGCCGTTCATAGCCGCAGCACTTGCTTTTTTATATGTTGGTTATGCAGCACTCTCAGGCGGTTTAAACCCGTTCGGCAAAGCTGCGGAGCTTCAAAAGCCGAAAACTGCTAAAATAGAGGCGCTCGAAGTGCCAAAAGAAGCACCTAAGCCGCGTATCGTAGTATCTGCACCACCAGATCCAGCTTCCGATAAGTCGCTTCCGCAGCTCGTAGTCGCGACGCCCGTTTTATCTGTATCAGAACCTGAGCCAGTCGTGCAGCGCGTAGTGTCCGAGCCTTTTAATTTTTTGGACGTCACAGATCAGACGTCCGTTCGATCGGGGCAGCTGTGTCGCATCATGCTGCATATTGGACAACAGAAGCTCGACGTCTTCACGTTACAGAATAAGGGTTACAAAGTTGAGATAAAACTAAATGAAGGAAAAGATCGCCAGCGTTTTGGCGGCTGCAGCATGTTCGTGAAATATCCGAAGAACGAATCCGAGTATGTTTTTCACGCAAACAAATATTCTTTTTGA
- a CDS encoding DUF2523 family protein — translation MWDSIVNFVKDAFESLLLLLVDFVCSIFEAILNIAKTAMEGIFSSIDTSLLTQAMGNVPGQMLHVAQMVGVGEAVGIVLTAITIRFILQLIPFLRTGS, via the coding sequence ATGTGGGATTCTATTGTAAATTTTGTGAAAGATGCTTTTGAAAGTCTGCTTTTGCTTTTAGTCGATTTTGTCTGCTCAATTTTTGAAGCGATCTTGAATATCGCGAAGACAGCTATGGAGGGAATATTTTCTTCAATTGATACAAGCTTATTGACGCAAGCAATGGGAAATGTGCCAGGGCAAATGCTTCATGTTGCTCAAATGGTCGGCGTCGGCGAAGCCGTTGGGATCGTTTTAACTGCGATCACTATCCGTTTCATTCTTCAGCTCATTCCATTTTTGAGAACGGGGAGCTAA
- a CDS encoding single-stranded DNA-binding protein, translated as MNFKKSVFYLSEKSFMIKIEVASNHVDERSGTRADGSKWTMRSQEIYVDTGDKYPAKSSVSLEEGQAAYAVGFYTLAPASVKTGEYGRLEFTRRIVLAPISSSPAPRAS; from the coding sequence ATGAATTTTAAGAAGTCAGTTTTTTATTTATCGGAGAAAAGTTTTATGATTAAGATCGAAGTAGCAAGCAATCATGTTGATGAACGTTCAGGAACCAGAGCAGACGGCTCAAAATGGACTATGCGTTCGCAGGAAATTTATGTTGATACTGGAGACAAATACCCCGCCAAGTCTTCTGTGTCGCTTGAAGAAGGTCAGGCTGCTTATGCAGTTGGTTTCTACACTTTAGCACCAGCTTCCGTTAAAACTGGCGAGTACGGTCGACTTGAGTTCACTCGTCGTATCGTACTCGCCCCGATTTCCTCGTCTCCTGCGCCTCGCGCGTCTTAA
- a CDS encoding tyrosine-type recombinase/integrase, with the protein MASLVKRGGRWTATARLPDTFQGLAKSKSISQTFIKKSDARLWLESTEAAMKLGTWIDPRLEIKQFGPLGWPDKIFKEAIEAYRDTETPKKKGASQERSMLNMLARQDFAKKKIRELSVSDFVEYRDTRMIEDGKSESTVRNNLNTVSAIFEWLIHAKSVDVANPIATLRKIKRGIPQPKGHRERRLRTGEAEKITAAINSIETPVGRQWAVLFPLLLDTGMRLGEALSLKCGWLRQEEGFISIPDSKNGSRRYVALSDRAYHALLAHIEKEPDDSKVFRFSAWTAKNEWRNDIRIKAECPDLRIHDLRHEALSNMASRGADLKTLMRQSGHKTVAVLMRYLNPTPQEQRKRLFGETDGY; encoded by the coding sequence ATGGCAAGTCTCGTAAAACGTGGTGGTCGATGGACAGCGACGGCACGGCTTCCCGATACGTTTCAAGGCTTGGCTAAATCGAAATCGATCAGTCAGACCTTTATTAAAAAGTCTGATGCAAGACTTTGGTTGGAGTCAACCGAAGCGGCTATGAAGCTTGGAACGTGGATTGATCCGCGTTTAGAGATCAAGCAATTTGGACCTCTTGGCTGGCCTGATAAAATTTTTAAAGAAGCAATCGAAGCATACCGTGACACCGAGACGCCAAAGAAAAAAGGCGCGTCTCAAGAGCGCTCCATGCTCAATATGCTTGCGCGTCAGGACTTCGCAAAAAAGAAAATCCGTGAATTGAGCGTTTCTGACTTCGTTGAATACCGTGATACTCGAATGATCGAAGACGGCAAATCTGAATCTACGGTTCGCAACAATCTGAATACGGTATCCGCAATTTTTGAATGGCTCATACATGCGAAGTCCGTTGACGTCGCAAATCCAATTGCTACTTTGCGAAAAATCAAGCGTGGAATACCGCAGCCTAAAGGGCATCGTGAGCGCAGATTGCGCACCGGGGAAGCGGAAAAAATTACCGCTGCCATTAATTCAATTGAGACGCCAGTCGGCAGGCAGTGGGCAGTTCTTTTTCCGTTGCTTCTCGATACAGGAATGCGCCTTGGTGAGGCCCTTTCTCTGAAATGCGGCTGGCTTCGTCAAGAAGAAGGATTTATCTCAATTCCAGATTCAAAAAATGGCAGCCGTCGATATGTAGCGCTTTCAGATCGTGCATATCATGCTCTCTTAGCTCATATCGAGAAAGAACCCGACGATTCAAAAGTTTTTAGGTTCAGTGCATGGACTGCAAAAAATGAATGGCGCAACGATATTCGCATAAAAGCAGAATGTCCGGATTTGCGAATTCACGATCTTCGTCATGAAGCCCTTTCAAATATGGCTTCACGCGGTGCAGATTTGAAAACTCTCATGCGTCAGAGCGGACATAAAACCGTAGCTGTTTTGATGAGATATTTGAACCCTACGCCACAGGAACAGCGTAAAAGACTTTTTGGGGAAACTGATGGGTACTAA